The Candidatus Nanohalococcus occultus genome contains a region encoding:
- a CDS encoding RsmB/NOP family class I SAM-dependent RNA methyltransferase — MERYKSIIDDWEGFKQACETHAVNIARRNRVKSSDDFLEKLFKDFDVIEKPSWNENIHRLSNTEEPGKSLLHWRGDYYVQEESAAIPVHAMNPQEGEKILDMCASPGGKTTQIASRIENNGVVIANDKTAKRLQSLTANAYRTGSTCVTTTNYDGRNFPGREDFDRVLVDAPCSGEGDRARRTFEPAEKEERESLSELQKKLIVRGAELLIDDGVLVYSTCTIAPEENEEVVKHALENTELELEGIEIDLPHSSGLEEFEDSKFGEELRKTIRMYPHHFNSGVIYVAKFRK; from the coding sequence ATGGAGAGATACAAATCTATAATCGATGACTGGGAGGGTTTCAAACAGGCATGTGAGACCCACGCGGTCAACATTGCCAGAAGAAACCGGGTCAAGTCCTCCGATGATTTCTTAGAGAAGCTTTTCAAGGACTTCGATGTTATAGAAAAGCCTTCCTGGAATGAAAACATTCACAGGCTTTCGAACACCGAAGAGCCGGGCAAATCCTTGCTTCACTGGCGTGGAGACTACTACGTCCAGGAAGAATCAGCGGCCATACCGGTCCACGCGATGAACCCACAGGAAGGCGAGAAGATACTTGATATGTGTGCCTCGCCGGGCGGGAAAACAACACAGATAGCCTCCCGGATAGAAAACAACGGGGTCGTGATTGCCAACGATAAGACGGCTAAACGGCTTCAGAGCCTGACAGCGAATGCCTACCGGACCGGCAGCACTTGCGTTACAACTACCAACTACGATGGCCGGAACTTTCCTGGCCGAGAGGACTTTGACCGAGTCTTAGTTGATGCTCCATGTAGCGGAGAAGGAGATCGGGCGCGAAGAACCTTCGAGCCAGCGGAAAAAGAGGAAAGAGAAAGTCTCTCAGAGCTTCAGAAAAAGTTGATTGTTAGAGGCGCAGAACTTCTCATAGATGACGGTGTCTTAGTTTACTCTACATGTACTATCGCACCGGAGGAAAACGAAGAGGTTGTAAAACACGCCCTGGAAAACACAGAGCTTGAATTGGAGGGAATAGAGATCGATCTTCCGCACAGTAGCGGCCTCGAAGAGTTCGAAGACAGCAAATTCGGAGAGGAGCTTAGAAAAACCATCAGGATGTATCCACACCACTTTAACTCGGGTGTTATCTATGTCGCAAAGTTCAGAAAGTAA
- a CDS encoding S1 RNA-binding domain-containing protein → MKWYKDSPDEGDYVVVSITDVDKNSAYADLEEYEGQRGLIHISEVARSWIQDVTKELSEGEKTVAQVIEIGDGSINLSLKRVNEKQKKDAMARWNKEKKASTFLEQLADELDMSTDEIYEEVGFKLQEEFGTSFTGFEISVGEEERLLEMFDEKTVEAIQEVARENINLKQEKFEGEIRLEFEQGDGVRRIREAFEDLGDAVEAKYVSAPKYAITAWGRNPELAKKRMDEAVDSIREKAEELEGTFEFSKV, encoded by the coding sequence ATGAAGTGGTACAAGGACTCTCCCGACGAAGGAGACTACGTAGTCGTCAGCATCACTGACGTCGATAAGAACTCCGCTTACGCAGACCTTGAAGAGTACGAAGGTCAACGCGGACTTATCCATATCTCAGAAGTTGCTCGTTCATGGATTCAGGACGTAACTAAAGAACTCAGCGAAGGCGAGAAAACTGTCGCACAGGTAATTGAAATCGGCGACGGATCGATCAATCTTTCTCTAAAGAGAGTTAACGAAAAACAGAAAAAAGACGCAATGGCTCGCTGGAACAAGGAAAAGAAAGCAAGTACGTTCCTAGAACAGCTAGCTGACGAACTAGACATGTCAACCGATGAGATCTACGAAGAAGTAGGTTTCAAGCTCCAAGAAGAGTTCGGAACTTCATTCACAGGTTTCGAGATCTCGGTAGGCGAAGAGGAAAGACTTCTCGAGATGTTCGACGAAAAAACTGTCGAGGCAATCCAAGAAGTTGCCCGTGAAAACATCAACTTGAAACAGGAGAAGTTCGAAGGAGAGATCAGACTCGAGTTCGAACAGGGCGATGGAGTCCGCAGAATCCGGGAAGCTTTCGAAGACCTTGGAGACGCAGTCGAGGCAAAGTATGTCTCAGCTCCAAAGTATGCGATCACAGCATGGGGACGGAACCCGGAGCTGGCTAAAAAACGCATGGACGAAGCCGTTGATTCAATCCGGGAGAAAGCCGAAGAGCTTGAAGGAACATTCGAGTTTTCCAAGGTATGA
- a CDS encoding nucleolar RNA-binding Nop10p family protein, which yields MIRKTKDGRYTMKEQLDGEKTVTARPPKFSYPDKYGEYRRKTKRQN from the coding sequence ATGATACGGAAAACAAAGGACGGACGGTACACTATGAAAGAACAACTCGACGGAGAGAAAACCGTTACGGCCCGTCCTCCGAAGTTCTCATACCCTGACAAGTACGGCGAGTACCGTCGGAAGACCAAAAGACAGAATTAA
- a CDS encoding OB-fold nucleic acid binding domain-containing protein → MPEQQRRAPAVPKDVTEIDPRDDIRVRVVGTIISKDEDSITVDDSTGTVEVFMQEELMEDLEENQRVRVLGRVLPTPDSFEIQAETVQDFEGVDEELRDRVKKVVNSTQ, encoded by the coding sequence ATGCCAGAGCAACAGAGAAGAGCGCCAGCGGTACCTAAAGACGTAACTGAAATCGATCCACGGGACGATATCCGCGTCCGAGTGGTTGGAACAATAATTTCAAAGGACGAAGACTCGATCACCGTAGATGACTCGACTGGAACAGTCGAGGTATTCATGCAGGAAGAACTGATGGAAGATCTTGAGGAAAACCAGCGTGTCCGTGTTCTCGGCCGAGTGCTGCCAACACCTGATTCGTTTGAAATCCAGGCGGAGACTGTCCAGGACTTCGAAGGCGTCGATGAAGAACTACGTGACAGGGTTAAAAAAGTTGTTAACTCTACGCAGTAA
- the pyrH gene encoding UMP kinase: MTKVFAISGSLVTENLENLGELAQALESHEEQVIAVTGAGGLKEYIHAAGNFGNQGEQDLVGITGTRLNAKTLMTAMDAYPKVPETAYEIREAASTGKNVVMGGLTPGHSTDAVAAIAAELLEADLYIATRIDGVYDRDPDEEGAEKFEEIGLDELRKVISGNNEAGGHELIDGTAVDIIERSSIETKLFLGTNENIENPGEADGTTVVLD; the protein is encoded by the coding sequence ATGACGAAAGTTTTTGCAATAAGCGGATCACTTGTAACGGAGAACCTTGAAAACCTAGGCGAGCTAGCACAAGCACTTGAATCCCATGAAGAACAGGTAATAGCTGTTACTGGAGCGGGCGGACTGAAAGAATACATTCATGCGGCCGGGAACTTCGGGAACCAGGGCGAACAGGACCTGGTGGGAATCACAGGCACTCGTTTGAACGCAAAGACCTTGATGACTGCGATGGATGCGTACCCAAAGGTTCCGGAGACTGCCTACGAGATCCGGGAAGCAGCCTCGACAGGCAAGAACGTGGTAATGGGAGGTTTAACACCAGGTCATTCGACCGATGCTGTAGCCGCGATCGCCGCAGAGTTGCTTGAAGCAGATCTTTACATCGCAACAAGGATTGACGGAGTCTACGACCGAGATCCCGACGAGGAAGGAGCTGAAAAGTTCGAGGAGATCGGACTGGACGAATTGCGGAAAGTGATCTCCGGGAACAATGAAGCCGGCGGCCACGAACTGATCGATGGAACCGCAGTCGATATCATCGAACGGTCCAGTATTGAGACCAAGCTCTTCCTTGGAACGAATGAAAACATTGAGAACCCCGGTGAGGCGGATGGAACCACAGTCGTTTTGGACTGA
- a CDS encoding 30S ribosomal protein S27e produces the protein MAQNFLRIECHECGNQQIVYSRASNKVDCMVCGEALLVPTGGKADIKADVVEELAAE, from the coding sequence ATGGCACAGAACTTTCTACGAATCGAATGCCACGAATGCGGAAACCAGCAGATAGTCTACTCCCGTGCGTCAAACAAAGTTGACTGCATGGTTTGCGGAGAAGCACTGCTTGTTCCAACCGGCGGCAAAGCCGATATAAAAGCAGACGTGGTCGAAGAACTAGCAGCAGAATGA
- a CDS encoding RPA12/RPB9/RPC11 RNA polymerase family protein encodes MKFCEDESCGGMLVSEKHEGESVMKCRNCGKIHDAEGESLKITEEKEDDPMDRLNVSKSDDKETVRATTKKVCPACSKNNDDEKDHEWWMEQTRASDEPPTRFYECTECGNVHKEYD; translated from the coding sequence ATGAAGTTCTGCGAAGATGAAAGCTGTGGCGGAATGCTCGTCTCAGAGAAACACGAGGGAGAGTCCGTCATGAAATGTAGGAACTGCGGTAAAATCCATGATGCTGAAGGAGAGTCCTTGAAGATCACCGAGGAGAAAGAAGACGATCCGATGGACCGGTTGAACGTATCGAAAAGCGATGATAAGGAAACTGTTCGAGCCACCACAAAAAAGGTCTGTCCGGCATGTAGCAAGAACAACGACGATGAGAAAGACCATGAATGGTGGATGGAACAGACAAGAGCGTCAGATGAGCCACCGACACGTTTCTATGAATGTACAGAGTGTGGGAACGTTCACAAGGAATACGACTAG
- a CDS encoding 50S ribosomal protein L44e, giving the protein MVKIPKEQRRYCPNCDEHTDQTVKEVTNRSDSPFKKKFRKRQRKIDHGYGSFPYENPAIRSRGRKNPTSEKKDLQFTCNECGKSWKPSEPLRAAKLEIER; this is encoded by the coding sequence ATGGTAAAGATTCCAAAGGAACAGAGACGGTACTGCCCGAACTGTGATGAACATACCGATCAGACGGTGAAGGAAGTTACTAACCGATCTGACTCTCCGTTCAAAAAGAAGTTTAGGAAACGGCAGAGAAAGATCGATCACGGATATGGATCATTCCCTTATGAAAACCCTGCAATCCGATCCAGAGGACGTAAGAATCCTACAAGCGAGAAGAAGGACCTACAGTTTACATGTAACGAATGTGGTAAATCATGGAAACCTTCCGAGCCGCTAAGAGCTGCGAAGCTAGAGATTGAGAGGTAA
- a CDS encoding uracil-DNA glycosylase, with protein sequence MDFKQKYSEFFENLDPKYFNEERFVPAVGPEDAKFVLIGEAPGANEVEEGEPFVGRAGNRMDEILHKIGVDRDELYITNLVKIRPPDNRDPKKDEIKAWAPLLEKELENIEPEAIVTLGNFASREMLDTSKGISKIHGRTFRKNGWKIMPVYHPAATLYDRSKGPELEKDLRKAFGKRDAGQQSLKDL encoded by the coding sequence ATGGATTTTAAGCAAAAGTACAGCGAGTTCTTCGAGAACCTCGATCCCAAGTATTTCAACGAGGAGCGTTTCGTACCGGCTGTCGGACCGGAAGACGCCAAGTTCGTCCTGATAGGTGAGGCTCCTGGCGCAAACGAGGTAGAGGAGGGAGAACCTTTCGTCGGACGCGCAGGAAACCGGATGGATGAGATTCTTCACAAGATCGGGGTCGACCGTGATGAACTATACATTACAAATCTGGTTAAGATCCGGCCGCCGGATAACCGAGATCCGAAAAAAGACGAGATAAAGGCGTGGGCGCCGCTACTGGAAAAGGAGCTGGAAAACATCGAGCCTGAAGCCATTGTAACACTTGGAAACTTCGCATCCAGAGAGATGCTCGATACCTCGAAAGGCATCAGCAAGATTCACGGCCGAACTTTCAGGAAAAACGGCTGGAAAATAATGCCGGTCTACCATCCCGCAGCCACTTTATACGATCGGAGCAAAGGCCCGGAGCTGGAAAAAGACCTGCGGAAAGCCTTCGGAAAACGAGATGCCGGACAGCAGAGCCTGAAAGACCTGTAA
- the pcn gene encoding proliferating cell nuclear antigen (pcna) — protein MFKAELEDVSLLKDSMKTISDLISEGIFQLNEDGVKLVAADPAMVALVDFKIEKDVFESYDLDEETNVGLNLENLYSILRRANSDDKIILETRGDSKFYITMESSSVREFSLPILNLSEDDMPSTDDLEYAVTAELETKVLESAVKDALVVGDSVVIESDNAGLRVKAEGDQSNVEFEIDGDAEGVLEFSGGNARSMFSLDYLNDMTGAKKLSDTVKLSIGDDFPMRLEFEVPDEALLSFVLAPRIEEE, from the coding sequence ATGTTTAAAGCGGAGCTAGAGGACGTCTCACTACTGAAAGACTCGATGAAAACCATCAGCGATCTGATCAGCGAGGGGATTTTCCAGCTGAACGAAGATGGTGTAAAACTGGTAGCAGCCGACCCTGCGATGGTCGCACTGGTCGATTTCAAGATCGAAAAAGACGTTTTCGAAAGCTACGATCTCGACGAGGAGACAAACGTAGGTCTAAACTTGGAAAACCTTTACTCAATCTTGAGACGTGCTAACTCCGATGATAAAATTATACTGGAGACCCGTGGAGACTCGAAGTTCTACATCACAATGGAGAGTTCCTCGGTAAGAGAGTTCTCACTTCCAATCCTGAACCTCTCGGAAGACGACATGCCCTCCACCGACGACTTGGAGTATGCGGTCACAGCAGAGCTTGAAACAAAAGTTCTCGAATCCGCTGTAAAGGACGCACTTGTTGTCGGAGACTCAGTTGTAATCGAGTCCGATAACGCAGGTCTGCGCGTCAAGGCTGAGGGAGATCAGTCAAACGTCGAGTTCGAGATCGACGGCGATGCCGAAGGAGTACTGGAGTTTTCCGGCGGTAACGCACGGTCAATGTTCTCACTTGATTACCTAAACGACATGACCGGGGCAAAGAAGCTTTCGGATACTGTCAAGCTCTCGATTGGCGATGACTTCCCGATGAGACTTGAGTTCGAAGTACCGGATGAAGCACTTTTGAGCTTCGTACTGGCTCCGAGAATTGAAGAAGAGTAA
- a CDS encoding DNA primase small subunit domain-containing protein has translation MSDEENSRKPQDWKIRQYYEQDEVKQHILETAEYREIAPTYPNGYGRRPDAINFPGDYLNFVDDGAVSFHSSVERWKNPLLIDDVSDLSNLRTGWDLVIDIDCDPSFELAKDTAELVIEELRQHGIEEISVKFSGNRGFHIGVRSEAFPKKVNDKEVAKMYPALPRGIIQYIRDDLKDRMVEKVRDHGFEEEMKTDDGNDPYSVSDIENNWGQRHLFRMPYSLHDSSWLVSLPITPDEIGGFERSDAQIDKVSFEKGFLDSFKENEAKTLVVQAMDFLEEQQEQIEERRNLNKEFDTPDEVIEEENWPPTIMNILDGLADGRKRALLILINFFRTIGMGWEELESRIWNWNDENKEPLRESYVKSQLNWHRRQDEVVPPPNYDANGYYKDMQVYEGDNLEEQVSNPVTYAFRKSGGGNEQETDMYACPYCGKEYKQKKSFKKHVRQCDGDGEIKRLD, from the coding sequence ATGAGCGACGAGGAAAATTCTCGAAAACCACAGGACTGGAAGATCCGGCAGTACTACGAACAAGACGAGGTAAAACAGCACATTTTAGAAACTGCCGAGTACCGGGAGATAGCCCCGACATACCCGAACGGGTACGGCAGACGTCCTGATGCGATCAACTTCCCCGGCGATTACCTGAACTTTGTGGACGATGGAGCGGTTTCCTTCCACTCATCGGTTGAAAGATGGAAAAATCCTTTGCTGATAGATGATGTATCCGATCTTTCGAACCTTCGTACCGGCTGGGATCTTGTAATAGATATTGACTGTGATCCATCCTTCGAGCTGGCGAAAGACACCGCCGAACTAGTCATCGAGGAGCTACGTCAGCACGGCATAGAGGAAATCAGCGTCAAGTTCTCCGGGAACCGTGGCTTTCACATAGGAGTGCGCTCTGAAGCGTTCCCGAAAAAAGTAAACGATAAGGAAGTAGCTAAGATGTATCCTGCGCTTCCAAGAGGAATAATACAGTACATAAGAGACGATTTGAAGGACAGGATGGTTGAAAAGGTGCGAGATCACGGCTTCGAGGAAGAAATGAAGACCGATGACGGCAACGACCCTTACAGCGTCAGCGATATCGAGAACAACTGGGGTCAACGCCACCTGTTCCGGATGCCGTACTCGTTACATGATTCAAGCTGGCTGGTGAGCCTTCCAATCACCCCGGATGAAATCGGAGGCTTCGAGCGCTCGGATGCCCAAATAGACAAGGTAAGTTTCGAGAAAGGTTTTCTGGATAGCTTCAAGGAAAATGAGGCGAAAACACTTGTCGTCCAGGCAATGGATTTTCTGGAAGAACAGCAAGAACAGATCGAGGAGAGAAGAAACCTGAACAAGGAGTTCGATACGCCCGATGAGGTTATAGAGGAGGAAAACTGGCCTCCAACCATAATGAACATCCTGGACGGACTGGCCGATGGCCGGAAGAGAGCGCTTTTGATCTTGATCAACTTTTTCCGGACGATCGGGATGGGCTGGGAGGAGCTTGAATCCCGGATCTGGAACTGGAACGATGAGAACAAGGAACCGCTGCGGGAATCTTACGTTAAATCACAGCTGAACTGGCATCGCCGGCAGGACGAGGTTGTCCCGCCACCGAACTACGATGCGAATGGCTACTACAAAGACATGCAGGTATACGAGGGCGATAACCTGGAAGAACAGGTCTCTAACCCGGTGACGTATGCTTTCAGAAAGTCCGGAGGGGGCAACGAGCAGGAAACGGACATGTATGCCTGTCCTTACTGCGGGAAAGAGTACAAACAGAAAAAGTCCTTTAAAAAACACGTCAGGCAGTGTGATGGCGACGGAGAAATCAAACGCTTGGACTGA